A single window of Nicotiana tomentosiformis chromosome 1, ASM39032v3, whole genome shotgun sequence DNA harbors:
- the LOC104092291 gene encoding mediator of RNA polymerase II transcription subunit 19a-like — MDPDSKSFGRGPRELAGAVDLISHFKLLPHHEFFCKRSLPLSISDTHYLHNVVGDTEIRKGEGMQLDQLIQETSLSRETSSRIQPFDLDVLGEAFQLREAAPVVLPPSEKGVPTVAGKSKSESKDKDKKHKKHKDKDKEKDKEHKKHKHRHKDRSKDKDKEKKRDKSGHHDSGADHSKKHHEKKRKHDGEDLNDVHKHKRSKHKSSKIDEIGAIKVAG; from the exons ATGGATCCTGATAGCAAGAGTTTTGGAAGAG GGCCCAGAGAACTTGCAGGTGCTGTGGATCTTATCAGTCACTTCAAATTGTTGCCTCATCACGAGTTCTTCTGCAAGAGGTCACTTCCGTTGTCTATTTCAGATACTCACTATCTTCACAATGTGGTGGGAGACACAGAAATTAGGAAAGGGGAAGGGATGCAGTTGGATCAGCTTATACAGGAAACTTCCTTGTCAAGAGAGACGAGTTCCCGCATCCAGCCATTTGACCTAGATGTTCTTGGAGAAGCTTTTCAACTACGTGAAGCGGCTCCAGTTGTTCTGCCTCCT TCTGAGAAAGGCGTCCCAACTGTAGCTGGAAAATCTAAAAGTGAGTCGAAAGACAAGGATAAGAAGCATAAAAAGCACAAAGATAAGGACAAGGAGAAGGACAAAGAGCATAAGAAACACAAACATCGGCATAAAGATCGAAGCAAAGACAAGGataaagagaaaaagagagataAAAGTGGTCATCATGATTCTGGTGCTGATCATTCGAAGAAACATCATGAGAAG AAAAGGAAGCATGATGGAGAGGATCTTAATGACGTTCACAAACACAAGAGAAGCAAG